Proteins co-encoded in one Flavobacteriaceae bacterium MAR_2009_75 genomic window:
- a CDS encoding 6-phosphogluconate dehydrogenase/gluconokinase, protein MKKNNHIVVLVGVCGTGKSVIGEKVANRLEVPFFDADILFKEELLAAKKDSDSISNIWLTAITELIDKEFYKKGCVVSCSILKKEQRLLLAKNIGHEIDWVFMRGTYEEVNQRLEKGLTQPLAESSLESDFQVLEIPKRALAIDISSTPQEMVDTILKYLARKYG, encoded by the coding sequence ATGAAAAAGAACAATCATATTGTAGTTTTGGTCGGAGTTTGTGGCACGGGAAAGAGTGTTATAGGTGAAAAGGTGGCCAATAGATTAGAAGTCCCATTTTTCGATGCGGATATATTATTCAAAGAAGAATTGCTCGCAGCTAAGAAAGATAGCGATTCCATTTCTAATATATGGTTGACCGCAATTACAGAACTAATCGATAAAGAATTCTATAAAAAGGGCTGTGTGGTTTCTTGTTCCATTTTAAAAAAGGAACAGCGGCTATTGCTGGCGAAGAATATCGGTCACGAAATTGATTGGGTATTTATGCGTGGCACGTATGAAGAGGTGAATCAGCGTTTAGAGAAAGGCCTGACTCAACCACTGGCCGAATCATCATTGGAGTCTGATTTTCAAGTTTTAGAAATACCTAAAAGAGCCCTTGCCATAGATATATCTTCAACGCCACAGGAAATGGTAGATACCATTTTAAAGTATCTAGCGCGAAAATATGGTTGA
- a CDS encoding sugar phosphate isomerase/epimerase, with protein sequence MSKDPKLFSRRGFIQKSGLVAAGIPLMPMVNSLPLALSNNGNLKVHLFSKHLQFLNYFDMSEAAADMGFDGLDLTVRPYGHVQPDQVIEKLPKAVEAMLNMGLQPDLLTTNILDAERDTDVTLLQTASQLGFKHYRMGWFKYEEEKPIPLQLKEFTDQFSKLEKFNARLGLKGSYQNHAGKYVGAPIWDTYQIIKDFTSRHIGSQYDIRHAVVEGGSSWELGLKLIKNYINTIAIKDFKWGQVNGVWKPINTPLGEGMVDFKRYFTLLKKYDIQVPVSLHLEYDLGGAEHGMSKISIDRKEIFKQMKKDLTYLKMTWEQAG encoded by the coding sequence ATGAGCAAAGACCCTAAGTTATTCTCCCGCAGAGGTTTTATACAAAAATCAGGTTTGGTAGCGGCTGGTATTCCTTTAATGCCCATGGTAAATTCATTGCCACTGGCATTGTCAAATAATGGTAATTTGAAAGTTCATTTATTCTCAAAACATTTACAATTTCTAAATTACTTCGACATGTCGGAGGCAGCTGCCGATATGGGCTTCGACGGTCTAGATCTTACCGTGAGACCTTATGGACACGTACAACCCGATCAGGTTATCGAAAAACTGCCCAAAGCAGTTGAAGCCATGTTAAATATGGGACTGCAGCCTGACTTACTGACTACAAATATTTTAGACGCGGAAAGAGATACTGATGTAACTCTGTTGCAAACAGCTAGCCAGCTCGGGTTTAAACACTATCGTATGGGGTGGTTCAAATATGAGGAGGAAAAACCCATACCGCTACAACTCAAAGAATTTACGGATCAGTTCTCTAAACTAGAAAAATTTAATGCTCGGTTAGGGCTTAAAGGTTCGTATCAAAACCATGCAGGAAAATATGTTGGTGCCCCGATTTGGGACACCTACCAAATTATTAAAGATTTTACCTCGAGGCACATAGGTTCACAATATGATATTAGACATGCTGTAGTCGAAGGAGGTAGCAGTTGGGAACTCGGTCTAAAACTCATCAAGAATTATATCAATACCATAGCAATTAAAGACTTCAAATGGGGCCAAGTCAACGGTGTTTGGAAACCGATAAATACACCACTCGGAGAAGGAATGGTAGATTTCAAGCGGTACTTTACACTTCTAAAAAAATATGACATTCAAGTACCTGTCTCATTACATCTCGAATATGACCTAGGAGGGGCCGAACACGGTATGTCAAAAATTTCCATTGATAGAAAGGAAATCTTTAAACAAATGAAAAAAGATCTGACTTATTTAAAAATGACTTGGGAACAAGCTGGATGA
- a CDS encoding TonB-linked SusC/RagA family outer membrane protein, translated as MKINLQNVLFHFRRGLLINIMRTFIFLSLTTVFSFAPNSILSQNLKVRIDTDKILSVDEVFDLIMNQTDYKFIYQEGIFDNYPKVEVKKGSILANKLLKRSLSSGQFDVVVTDDNTILIEKSEKKVVAPQYEQRQDQQEVSGTVTDQEGQPLPGANVVEKGTSNGTQTDFDGNFTIAVTDQNAVLSISYIGFATQEIAVGDQTNISITLQEDASSLDEVVIVGYGAQKKVNLTGAVDDVAGDVLIQRPATNSANLLQGRISGVEIIQPSAEPGQNNPIIQIRGVGSYGGSNDPLILIDGAAGSLTNLAPDMIENITVLKDAASSAIYGARAANGVILVTTKKGEKGKPVVSYRGNISIQSPTALPDFVDNSAEYMQMFNTAYNRSFPGETYYPQSEIEKYQNGTYPWNFNSVDYWFKDATVHNHNLSISGGGERSVYNFSVSALTQDAMAPGYDFDRYNGLFNYSIDVSDWLTMSTSFNLTSTEDTRPPMMNLFVPMYIYATSPLSPPYLPDGRVAGEAYVGEQAIQYRQSPQEVFDLIGSQYFNTNNLNAHLNFEIKPFKGLTWNTKFAVNYQYRYFKMHQKSYKTYFWHNVDIFPDDGVEVLPNNQNFDAISAEVPGLTDEHMTESTPTIFSTLAYDTKLGEDHNLSAMAGYEQVSFNRRILRANRPNTVAPNLTDIQAYSSDGEKLFNTHFRLAALERPEEWAIRSYFGRLAYNFKEKYLFEANLRYDGTSKVSPDYRWGLFPSASAGWVISEENFIKNNLTWLDQFKIRASYGRLGNQNIGSYLYQNNLSINSVYPFDEENEVLQGANLTTFRDQSLQWETTEVTDIGVDINIKNSLLGVSFDYFNKNTFDILASVQIPRSTGLNNPTVNNGEMRNQGFEFELTHRNNVGDLFYNANFLLTKYKNEVVSIYTPSTGSTIRDVGYPYDEFNLYVWDGIFQEDDIASGNYPTHEANQNPRAGDLKMKDIDGDGDIDADDRVPIGGRYPDFTYSFGLNFEYKNFGLNLFFQGVQGRKALLQFWTPNSPFGSGIPPTKDWRNAWTPDNPTNELPALHMDGYTGVAAYSASTYNLHDTSYLRLKNVMLSYNLPTEVTQKFHVQNLKLYVSADNLITWTDFKNQDPERHLSSFSTVFLSWPQARILNLGLNVKF; from the coding sequence ATGAAAATTAATTTGCAAAATGTCCTTTTCCACTTCAGGCGGGGGCTGTTAATCAACATTATGAGAACTTTTATATTTCTATCGCTTACCACGGTATTCAGTTTTGCACCCAATTCAATTTTGTCGCAAAATTTAAAAGTTCGAATAGATACAGATAAGATATTGAGTGTTGACGAAGTTTTTGACCTCATTATGAATCAGACCGACTATAAGTTTATCTATCAAGAAGGTATATTTGACAATTACCCGAAGGTTGAGGTCAAAAAGGGAAGTATTCTTGCGAACAAACTCTTAAAAAGAAGCTTATCAAGTGGTCAGTTTGATGTAGTTGTAACCGACGACAATACTATCTTGATAGAGAAATCGGAAAAGAAAGTTGTAGCGCCGCAGTATGAGCAAAGGCAGGATCAACAAGAGGTATCCGGTACTGTCACAGATCAAGAAGGGCAACCCTTGCCCGGTGCAAACGTTGTCGAAAAGGGTACTTCTAATGGTACTCAAACCGATTTTGATGGCAATTTCACCATAGCGGTAACTGACCAAAATGCGGTTCTATCCATTTCTTATATCGGTTTTGCCACTCAAGAGATAGCCGTAGGTGATCAGACTAACATTTCAATTACCCTTCAAGAAGATGCTTCAAGTTTAGATGAGGTGGTTATCGTGGGTTATGGTGCACAGAAAAAAGTAAATCTAACAGGTGCGGTAGACGACGTGGCCGGCGATGTTCTCATTCAAAGGCCGGCAACGAATTCTGCAAACCTCTTACAGGGCCGCATTTCAGGGGTCGAAATTATTCAACCTAGTGCCGAACCAGGTCAAAATAATCCCATCATACAAATCAGGGGCGTGGGATCTTATGGAGGTAGTAACGATCCATTGATATTAATTGACGGGGCTGCAGGATCATTGACCAACCTTGCTCCTGATATGATAGAAAATATAACTGTTTTAAAGGATGCTGCCTCATCAGCAATTTACGGGGCCAGAGCTGCGAACGGGGTTATTCTAGTTACCACCAAAAAGGGGGAGAAAGGTAAGCCGGTTGTTAGTTATAGGGGTAACATCTCCATTCAATCACCTACTGCGTTACCCGATTTTGTGGATAATTCTGCCGAGTATATGCAAATGTTCAATACGGCATATAACCGCTCTTTTCCGGGGGAAACTTATTACCCACAGTCGGAAATAGAAAAGTATCAGAATGGTACCTATCCATGGAATTTTAACTCGGTAGATTATTGGTTCAAAGATGCCACCGTTCATAATCATAATTTGTCGATTTCGGGTGGCGGAGAACGCAGTGTCTATAATTTTTCGGTTTCTGCATTGACCCAAGATGCCATGGCTCCCGGCTACGACTTCGACCGTTATAACGGACTTTTTAATTACTCCATTGATGTTAGTGACTGGTTGACCATGAGCACCTCATTTAACTTGACCAGTACCGAAGATACTCGACCACCGATGATGAACTTGTTTGTACCTATGTATATCTATGCCACATCTCCACTTAGCCCACCCTATCTACCTGATGGTCGTGTGGCAGGTGAAGCATACGTTGGCGAGCAGGCCATACAATATCGTCAGTCGCCTCAAGAGGTATTTGATTTAATCGGTAGCCAGTACTTCAATACAAATAACCTGAATGCGCATCTGAATTTTGAAATCAAGCCTTTTAAGGGTTTGACCTGGAATACCAAATTTGCGGTTAATTATCAATATCGGTATTTCAAGATGCACCAAAAATCGTATAAAACCTATTTCTGGCATAATGTAGATATCTTTCCTGATGATGGGGTTGAAGTGCTTCCGAACAACCAGAACTTTGATGCTATTAGCGCAGAGGTGCCCGGTTTGACCGATGAGCACATGACCGAATCTACACCAACTATTTTTTCGACCTTGGCCTATGACACTAAACTGGGCGAAGACCACAACCTGTCTGCAATGGCAGGTTATGAGCAGGTCAGTTTTAACCGAAGAATATTAAGGGCCAATAGACCGAATACCGTTGCCCCGAATCTTACCGATATTCAGGCCTATTCTTCCGATGGTGAGAAATTGTTCAATACCCATTTTCGGTTGGCGGCCTTAGAGCGGCCTGAAGAATGGGCCATACGATCATATTTCGGTAGGCTGGCCTATAATTTTAAAGAAAAATATCTATTCGAGGCTAATTTAAGGTATGATGGTACCTCTAAAGTTTCACCAGATTATAGATGGGGCCTATTTCCATCTGCATCGGCAGGCTGGGTAATATCTGAAGAGAATTTCATCAAAAATAATCTAACGTGGTTAGACCAGTTTAAGATAAGAGCTTCCTATGGTAGGTTGGGTAACCAGAATATCGGATCTTACCTGTATCAGAATAACCTTTCTATCAATTCGGTTTACCCTTTTGACGAAGAAAATGAGGTTCTGCAAGGCGCGAATCTTACCACCTTTAGAGACCAAAGCCTGCAGTGGGAGACTACGGAAGTAACCGATATAGGCGTCGATATCAATATAAAAAATTCATTGCTAGGCGTATCGTTCGATTATTTCAATAAAAATACTTTTGATATTCTCGCATCGGTGCAAATACCTAGAAGTACTGGGCTAAACAACCCAACGGTCAACAATGGGGAGATGCGCAATCAGGGCTTTGAATTTGAACTGACCCATAGAAACAATGTTGGTGATTTGTTCTACAATGCAAATTTCTTGTTGACCAAGTATAAAAATGAGGTCGTATCTATTTATACGCCGAGTACGGGCAGTACGATAAGAGATGTAGGTTACCCCTACGATGAGTTCAATTTATATGTATGGGATGGCATTTTTCAAGAAGACGATATTGCCAGTGGCAATTACCCGACTCATGAAGCGAACCAAAACCCAAGGGCTGGAGATTTAAAAATGAAAGATATTGACGGTGATGGCGATATCGATGCAGATGATCGCGTACCGATTGGCGGCAGGTACCCTGATTTCACCTATTCTTTTGGTTTGAATTTCGAGTACAAGAATTTCGGCCTCAATCTTTTCTTTCAAGGAGTTCAGGGTAGAAAGGCCCTATTGCAATTCTGGACCCCCAATTCACCATTTGGGTCGGGCATTCCGCCAACGAAAGATTGGCGTAACGCTTGGACCCCCGATAACCCCACCAACGAACTGCCAGCGTTGCATATGGATGGGTACACGGGTGTGGCTGCTTATAGTGCCTCTACCTATAATCTGCACGATACTTCATATTTGAGATTAAAAAACGTGATGCTTTCCTATAATTTGCCTACTGAAGTTACCCAGAAGTTTCATGTGCAGAATTTGAAATTATATGTTTCTGCCGATAATCTCATTACATGGACTGATTTTAAAAATCAAGATCCTGAGCGACACCTTTCCAGTTTTTCAACTGTGTTTTTGAGTTGGCCTCAGGCGAGAATACTCAATCTTGGTCTTAATGTTAAATTTTAG
- a CDS encoding DNA-binding NarL/FixJ family response regulator, with translation MFKKILVCEDFQDTNKGIVNALENRLQVDCIIQEELYCDNTFNRFQTAIAEGTPYELLITDLSFKEGPITRKLTSGQALIKEVRQIDPSINIIVNSMVDDPVEINTLFTEQKINGYVCKGRNGLNELITAIHEVDQNRTYVSPQINLKKANTVFELDEYDLIILKDLAEGFTKKEISENLKKNNISPNSESTIDKKISRLFDQFEAKNTHHLIAKLVKQGKI, from the coding sequence ATGTTCAAAAAAATTTTGGTTTGTGAAGATTTTCAAGATACGAACAAGGGTATCGTCAATGCACTTGAAAATAGGTTACAGGTAGACTGTATTATACAAGAAGAACTGTATTGCGATAATACATTTAACCGCTTTCAGACCGCAATCGCCGAAGGCACACCGTATGAATTACTTATTACCGACCTCTCATTTAAAGAGGGTCCCATTACCCGTAAACTTACCTCAGGCCAGGCACTGATTAAAGAGGTTAGACAAATTGATCCCTCCATTAATATAATTGTCAATTCCATGGTAGACGACCCAGTTGAAATAAATACCTTGTTCACAGAACAAAAAATAAATGGCTACGTATGCAAAGGCCGCAACGGACTGAATGAATTGATAACCGCTATACATGAGGTTGACCAAAACAGAACTTATGTATCTCCGCAAATTAATCTAAAAAAAGCCAATACTGTTTTTGAATTGGATGAATATGATTTAATAATTTTAAAAGACCTTGCCGAAGGCTTTACCAAAAAAGAGATTTCAGAAAATCTCAAAAAAAACAATATCTCTCCCAATAGTGAAAGTACCATTGATAAAAAGATAAGCCGTTTATTCGACCAGTTTGAGGCGAAAAACACCCATCACCTTATTGCCAAGCTGGTCAAGCAGGGTAAAATATGA
- a CDS encoding ribulose-bisphosphate carboxylase large chain, whose translation MERILAEYYIETPYKVEDAAAVLAGEQSSGTFVSVPGETEALKKRFAARVEDIQLLEEVAEPSIPGNNVPNKKYQRAKVKVSWSIENFGYNLPVLVSTLQGNLYEISQFTGLKLMDIEVPESFSTHYHGPRFGIKGSKESCSVSSRPLIGTIIKPSIGMSVEETASLVKSLIEAGIDFIKDDELMGSAANSFFDDRVKAIMKEVRDGEQRTGKKVMYAFNISDEVDEMQHKYDLILNEKGSCAMISINSVGLAATKKICDMGQLVIHGHRNGWGMMNRHPLLGIEFPAYQKIQRLAGVDQLHVNGIQNKFWESDDSVVTSIKSCLKPFLGGNNILPVVSSGQWGGQAFETYKRTQTTDLLYMAGGGILAHPMGPTAGVIAIKRAWEGAVNGQSIEETAQNSPEFAASVKKFAK comes from the coding sequence ATGGAAAGAATTTTAGCCGAGTATTATATTGAGACGCCCTACAAAGTTGAAGATGCTGCGGCGGTATTGGCCGGGGAGCAATCATCAGGTACTTTTGTGTCCGTTCCCGGAGAGACAGAAGCCCTGAAAAAACGCTTTGCCGCACGTGTAGAAGATATTCAACTGTTAGAAGAGGTTGCTGAGCCTTCAATTCCGGGCAATAACGTTCCAAATAAGAAATATCAACGGGCCAAAGTAAAGGTAAGTTGGTCCATTGAAAATTTCGGGTATAACCTACCTGTTTTGGTAAGCACTTTACAAGGCAATTTATATGAGATAAGCCAGTTCACCGGATTAAAATTGATGGATATTGAGGTGCCTGAATCTTTTAGCACGCATTATCACGGCCCTAGATTCGGTATCAAGGGTTCAAAAGAATCGTGTAGCGTATCGAGCAGACCTTTGATTGGTACGATTATCAAGCCTAGTATAGGCATGTCGGTAGAAGAAACCGCTTCTTTGGTGAAAAGCTTGATCGAGGCGGGTATTGATTTTATTAAAGACGACGAGTTAATGGGCTCTGCCGCTAATTCATTTTTTGATGATCGAGTGAAGGCGATTATGAAAGAGGTACGCGATGGAGAACAGCGAACTGGTAAAAAAGTGATGTATGCCTTTAATATTAGCGATGAGGTTGATGAAATGCAGCATAAATATGACTTGATTCTTAATGAAAAGGGAAGCTGTGCCATGATAAGCATCAATAGTGTGGGTCTTGCAGCTACAAAGAAAATATGTGATATGGGGCAGCTTGTTATTCACGGGCATCGTAACGGGTGGGGCATGATGAACAGACACCCCTTATTAGGTATCGAATTTCCGGCGTATCAAAAAATTCAGAGGTTGGCCGGGGTAGACCAACTACATGTAAATGGTATTCAAAACAAGTTTTGGGAATCTGATGACTCGGTGGTTACCTCGATTAAAAGTTGTTTAAAGCCCTTTTTGGGAGGAAACAATATTCTACCCGTAGTATCTTCAGGTCAATGGGGCGGACAGGCTTTTGAAACCTATAAAAGAACCCAAACTACAGATTTGCTTTATATGGCGGGTGGAGGCATACTGGCCCACCCTATGGGGCCTACGGCGGGTGTTATCGCAATAAAAAGAGCATGGGAAGGTGCTGTAAATGGCCAATCAATTGAAGAAACAGCTCAAAACTCACCCGAATTTGCCGCATCGGTAAAAAAGTTCGCTAAATAA
- a CDS encoding putative outer membrane starch-binding protein, which yields MMIMKTYKKIYNFFIGAVVACAIWSCDDDFLEKNPLDSLSSETFWQTEDHVVTGLAGVYATLTDNYLGYERVYFECLSDNAANALPNFEQRFLYEMTIGALSAVSGGALNNMFLQPYKAVTACNYFLANADNALEDPLLTENDLEVYKAEVRFVRALAYFDVVQLWGDAPLYKGFPDNLDEMVVPKSSSADIYQLIEDDLNFAIANLPDVPYSGHAVKGSAQGLLGRVLLTQEKWDEAANVLKEVIDGGKFQLADSYKDIFLKGGQANPSVNTEILFSTKYSMNNVHRVDPVPAGIYLELGQQYYLQPFADLADVYQMSNGDDPSSTSLPSENYQNRDPRLDMTIKLPNESWPNDVPIFSSSTGFVMEKYVDLDVMPLTSEDAFESDNDFVHLRYADILLMYAEAKNEANGPDASVYEAIDEVRGRTGVNMPEVDRGAFADQGSLREFIRNERRVELALEGLRYFDLKRWKIAQSELDGMPTTNGNIMVFKDHFYKLPFPQAELDSNPELVQNDGY from the coding sequence ATGATGATTATGAAAACATATAAAAAAATATACAATTTTTTCATAGGAGCGGTAGTAGCTTGCGCAATCTGGTCTTGTGATGACGATTTTCTAGAGAAAAATCCCTTGGACAGTTTATCAAGTGAGACTTTTTGGCAAACTGAAGACCACGTTGTGACCGGGCTAGCTGGGGTTTATGCGACACTAACCGATAACTATTTAGGTTATGAGAGAGTGTATTTTGAGTGTCTTTCAGACAATGCCGCAAATGCTCTCCCGAATTTTGAGCAACGATTTCTCTATGAAATGACCATCGGTGCGCTAAGCGCAGTTTCAGGTGGCGCTTTGAACAACATGTTTTTACAGCCTTACAAGGCTGTAACGGCTTGTAATTATTTTTTGGCCAATGCCGACAATGCCCTTGAAGACCCTCTACTTACCGAGAATGATCTCGAGGTCTATAAGGCTGAAGTTAGGTTTGTAAGGGCCTTGGCATATTTTGATGTGGTTCAGTTATGGGGCGATGCTCCGCTCTATAAAGGTTTTCCTGATAACCTTGATGAAATGGTGGTGCCGAAAAGTTCTTCTGCCGACATTTATCAATTGATAGAAGATGACCTGAATTTTGCCATTGCCAACTTGCCAGATGTACCCTATTCGGGCCATGCCGTTAAAGGTAGTGCGCAGGGCCTATTGGGCAGGGTTTTGCTGACACAAGAGAAATGGGACGAGGCCGCCAATGTGCTAAAAGAGGTGATCGATGGAGGCAAATTTCAATTGGCCGACAGCTATAAAGATATCTTTCTTAAAGGTGGTCAAGCGAACCCGAGCGTCAATACCGAGATTTTATTTTCTACAAAATACAGTATGAACAATGTGCATAGGGTAGACCCGGTTCCAGCTGGTATTTATCTTGAATTGGGGCAACAGTATTATTTGCAGCCCTTTGCAGATTTGGCAGATGTATATCAGATGTCTAACGGCGATGACCCAAGTTCGACTTCCTTACCTTCTGAAAACTATCAAAACAGAGACCCTCGGTTAGATATGACCATCAAGTTGCCTAACGAATCTTGGCCCAACGATGTTCCTATTTTCTCTTCGTCAACGGGTTTCGTGATGGAGAAATACGTAGACCTAGATGTTATGCCATTAACCTCTGAAGATGCATTTGAGTCCGATAATGATTTTGTGCATTTACGCTATGCAGATATTTTACTGATGTACGCGGAAGCTAAAAATGAGGCCAATGGGCCAGATGCGTCGGTTTATGAGGCCATAGATGAAGTAAGGGGTAGAACGGGAGTGAATATGCCGGAGGTTGACCGAGGGGCATTCGCCGACCAAGGCTCTTTGCGTGAGTTTATTCGAAATGAAAGAAGGGTAGAATTAGCATTGGAAGGGTTGAGATATTTTGATTTGAAACGTTGGAAGATTGCACAGTCTGAATTGGATGGTATGCCCACCACGAACGGAAATATTATGGTGTTCAAAGACCATTTTTACAAACTGCCGTTTCCTCAGGCAGAACTTGATTCCAATCCAGAATTGGTTCAAAATGATGGATATTGA
- a CDS encoding BASS family bile acid:Na+ symporter produces the protein MRKYFLWIALLLFILSAIGGFQEIAVLWKVTLILGSASLAIGVGYLKSLEGYQYTFWIIAAVIAGMVSPEFFLNMGGVDLRNKWLILIIIQLVMFGMGTQMSIKDFTGIKKSGKGVLIALLGQFTIMPLIGFGIAKTFGFDAEIAAGIVLIGSCSSGLASNVMTYIAKGDLVLSVMVTAISTLTAPLMTTFLMKLFAGTFIEIDFFNMMMSIVKIVLVPLLAAMIHDMLKNYGSGLRKKIYYVALFSAIWLLMALLFMNLLISSDISTVATIFEIINFLCGAVLVGCLYNFLSKKYTKLDVIMPYISMFGIVYFTLVTTAAGRDHLLEIGALLFVAAVLHNSAGYFFGYWLSRATGLNKKQSQTIAFEVGLQNGGMASGLAGSMGKLATLGLAAAVFSPWMNISGSMLANYWRKRKER, from the coding sequence ATGCGAAAATACTTTCTTTGGATCGCACTTTTACTGTTTATTTTATCTGCCATTGGCGGATTTCAAGAAATAGCGGTACTATGGAAAGTGACATTGATTTTGGGTTCTGCAAGTTTGGCAATTGGAGTGGGATATCTAAAATCACTTGAAGGCTATCAGTACACCTTTTGGATAATTGCCGCCGTAATTGCAGGTATGGTATCACCAGAGTTCTTTTTGAATATGGGTGGCGTAGATCTTCGCAATAAATGGCTTATTCTTATTATTATACAATTGGTGATGTTCGGTATGGGCACTCAAATGAGCATCAAAGATTTTACTGGTATTAAAAAATCAGGAAAAGGTGTTCTAATTGCACTATTGGGCCAATTTACCATAATGCCATTAATTGGCTTTGGTATAGCCAAAACTTTTGGGTTTGATGCTGAAATCGCAGCCGGCATTGTATTGATAGGGTCCTGTAGTAGCGGTCTCGCCTCTAACGTGATGACCTATATCGCCAAAGGCGATTTAGTACTATCGGTTATGGTAACGGCTATTTCTACCTTAACAGCACCCCTAATGACTACTTTCTTAATGAAACTGTTTGCTGGTACATTTATAGAAATTGATTTTTTTAATATGATGATGTCAATCGTCAAGATTGTGTTGGTACCCTTATTGGCGGCCATGATTCACGATATGCTTAAAAATTACGGTTCAGGTTTAAGAAAGAAAATTTACTATGTAGCATTATTTTCTGCAATTTGGTTGTTGATGGCCTTGCTTTTTATGAACTTGCTCATCTCGTCAGATATAAGTACAGTGGCGACTATTTTTGAAATTATCAATTTTTTATGTGGTGCGGTCCTCGTTGGGTGCCTATATAATTTCCTCTCTAAAAAGTACACAAAATTAGATGTAATAATGCCTTATATCTCGATGTTCGGTATCGTTTATTTTACATTGGTAACCACGGCAGCCGGGCGTGACCATTTACTCGAAATAGGTGCTTTACTTTTTGTAGCGGCGGTATTGCACAACAGCGCAGGTTATTTCTTCGGCTATTGGCTGAGCAGGGCAACTGGACTTAATAAAAAACAGAGTCAGACCATAGCCTTTGAAGTCGGATTGCAAAATGGGGGCATGGCTTCAGGTTTGGCGGGATCTATGGGCAAACTTGCAACACTTGGTCTGGCGGCGGCTGTTTTCAGCCCTTGGATGAATATTTCAGGGTCAATGTTAGCCAATTATTGGCGTAAAAGGAAGGAGCGTTAA